A window from Cygnus olor isolate bCygOlo1 chromosome 13, bCygOlo1.pri.v2, whole genome shotgun sequence encodes these proteins:
- the LOC121077188 gene encoding G-protein coupled receptor 183-B-like, producing the protein MEKAISGCFFQQMYSSLTSISMERDHMKDLRRYLVLKYIQYLVLSSSNAVSTLLGLLGSLYVTIILQSAKVSSKSTTVLIASLAKADILVSVSVAAEMVAWTFDVAISSPAFASALLQNLLTANAHISALLLSCVALEAYLITFFPTESRHLRTVKNARRTSRIIWLLVAAECILFQTDDLLKAGSAPAPVCSLLVFHFSSRAAALLRSLSYFLGILLRIVNVYFYYKIFFSMSNRSTLKTK; encoded by the exons ATGGAGAAAGCTATTTCTGGCTGCTTTTTCCAGCAAAT GTATTCTTCCCTGACTAGTATTTCTATGGAGAGAGACCACATGAAAGATCTCAGAAGATACCTGGTACTTAAATATATCCAATACCTTGTCCTGTCTTCTTCAAATGCTGTCAGCACCCTTCTGGGCTTGCTGGGCAGCTTGTACGTGACAATCATCCTGCAGTCTGCAAAGGTTTCATCCAAGTCCACCACAGTTCTCATCGCGAGTCTAGCAAAAGCAGACATCCTGGTTTCTGTTAGTGTTGCTGCTGAAATGGTCGCGTGGACCTTTGATGTTGCTATCTCATCTCCAGCATTCGCCTCGGCCCTGCTGCAGAACCTGCTCACTGCAAACGCACACATCAGCGCCTTGCTGCTGAGCTGCGTTGCCCTCGAAGCTTACTTGATCACCTTCTTCCCCACAGAGTCTCGCCATCTGCGGACAGTGAAAAATGCCCGACGGACTTCCAGGATCATCTGGCTCTTGGTAGCCGCCGAGTGCATCCTGTTCCAGACGGATGACCTCCTGAAGGCCGGCAGCGCTCCTGCTCCCGTCTGCAGCCTCTTGGTGTTTCATTTCTCCAGCAGGGCCGCAGCCCTTCTCAGGTCCCTCAGTTACTTCCTGGGCATTCTTCTAAGGATTGTCAACGTGTACTTCtactacaaaatatttttcagcatgtcCAACAGATCTACACTAAAAACAAAGTAG